One Polyangiaceae bacterium DNA window includes the following coding sequences:
- a CDS encoding PAS domain S-box protein, whose product MLTTRDDRLVAENADLRRRLAEAEATIAVRVRQQQALANIGMSAIHEQDLQTLFDKAVETLANTLDVPLCKVLELLPGDTNVLLRAGVGWRDGLLGEATVSTGLDSQAGYTLWVGEPVIVEDLRTETRFSGPPLLRDHGVVSGLSCIIAGSKTRAWGVLGAHSTSLRHFTQDDVAFVQGVANVLAAAIQRHQGTEQLRISEARFSGLIHSAMDAVIAVNDEQRIELFNPAAEQMFGYSVCEAIGMPLSRLIPERFRAAHHEHVKRFNRTGQTPRRMSALGELSALRKNGEEFPIEASIARSEVAGQKLSTVVLRDISERKAAEEKLRASENFYRQTLESIPGMTFTNTPDGICDYVGEQWVEFSGVPASELLGSGWANILHPDDRERVVSTWRAAVETFDDDYDAEYRVRRRDGEYEWFKLRARAIRDESGRIARWFGTGISINNLKKAEEALKEADQRKDEFLAMLSHELRNPLAPILNAVQILRLLGPKEPKLERARDMIERQVNHLSRLVDDLLDVSRVSRGKIKLQKTRLDLADVIRQAVETSRPLIDARHHELRVTLPGKPICVEADLTRLAQVVSNLLNNAAKYTDDGGIIELAAEQHGEFKRGEAIIRVRDNGRGIESKALGKLFDMFYQVDRNLDRSEGGLGIGLSLVRSLVDMHGGRVEAHSDGRGKGSEFVVRLPELCDDSPSEDADDEGGKVKPQGGLRILVVDDNSDSAETMAMLLEIDGHELFVAHDGKKAVEVALAERPAVVLLDIGLPYLNGYQACRAMREGGLTDALVVAMTGYGQDDDRRMSEEAGFDAHLVKPVELPTVRELLAHRTLRTK is encoded by the coding sequence ATGCTCACGACTCGTGACGACCGATTGGTTGCAGAAAACGCTGACTTGCGCCGCCGTTTGGCAGAGGCCGAGGCGACGATCGCGGTTCGTGTTCGGCAGCAACAAGCACTTGCCAACATCGGCATGAGCGCGATCCACGAACAGGATCTTCAGACGCTCTTCGACAAGGCTGTGGAGACGCTCGCCAATACGCTCGACGTGCCCCTGTGCAAGGTCCTCGAACTGCTGCCTGGCGACACGAATGTGCTGCTTCGAGCGGGCGTGGGATGGCGTGATGGCCTCCTGGGCGAAGCGACGGTGAGTACTGGGCTGGATTCCCAAGCAGGCTACACATTGTGGGTCGGCGAACCCGTCATCGTCGAAGACTTGCGCACGGAGACGCGGTTTTCGGGGCCGCCGCTTTTGCGCGATCATGGCGTCGTGAGCGGGCTCAGTTGCATCATCGCGGGCTCGAAAACGCGAGCGTGGGGAGTGCTCGGTGCGCACTCGACGTCCCTTCGGCATTTCACGCAAGACGACGTCGCGTTCGTGCAAGGCGTGGCCAACGTGCTCGCAGCAGCCATTCAGCGTCATCAGGGGACGGAGCAACTACGCATCAGCGAGGCTCGTTTTTCCGGGTTGATTCATTCTGCCATGGATGCCGTGATCGCGGTGAACGACGAGCAGCGCATCGAGCTCTTCAATCCGGCGGCCGAGCAGATGTTCGGGTATTCCGTGTGCGAAGCCATTGGCATGCCGCTCTCGCGGCTCATTCCGGAACGTTTTCGGGCGGCGCATCACGAGCACGTCAAACGTTTCAATCGCACAGGGCAAACCCCTCGCAGGATGAGCGCGCTCGGCGAATTGAGTGCACTGCGCAAAAATGGCGAGGAGTTTCCCATCGAAGCATCCATTGCGCGCAGCGAGGTCGCGGGGCAAAAGTTATCGACGGTCGTTTTGCGCGACATCAGCGAGAGAAAAGCTGCGGAAGAGAAATTGCGGGCCAGTGAGAATTTTTATCGTCAAACGCTCGAATCGATCCCCGGCATGACGTTCACCAATACACCCGATGGAATTTGTGATTATGTCGGCGAACAATGGGTCGAATTCTCCGGCGTACCGGCCTCCGAACTGCTCGGGAGCGGCTGGGCGAACATTCTCCACCCCGACGACCGCGAGCGCGTTGTGTCGACATGGCGCGCTGCTGTCGAAACGTTCGACGACGACTATGACGCGGAATACCGAGTCCGGAGGCGAGACGGCGAGTACGAGTGGTTCAAGTTGCGGGCACGTGCCATTCGTGATGAATCTGGACGGATCGCGCGCTGGTTTGGCACGGGTATCAGCATCAATAACCTCAAGAAAGCCGAAGAAGCTCTAAAAGAAGCCGATCAGCGCAAAGATGAATTTTTGGCCATGCTCTCGCACGAGCTCCGCAATCCGCTCGCGCCCATTCTCAATGCTGTTCAAATTCTCCGGTTGCTCGGGCCCAAAGAGCCGAAACTCGAGCGAGCGCGTGACATGATTGAACGGCAGGTGAATCACCTGTCCCGTCTCGTGGACGACTTGCTCGACGTATCGCGCGTTTCGCGAGGCAAGATCAAGCTCCAAAAGACACGCCTCGACCTGGCCGACGTCATACGGCAAGCCGTGGAAACGAGCCGGCCGCTGATCGACGCCCGGCACCACGAGCTGCGCGTGACATTGCCCGGAAAACCCATTTGCGTGGAAGCCGACTTGACTCGACTGGCGCAAGTGGTGAGCAATTTGCTGAACAACGCCGCCAAGTACACCGACGATGGGGGCATCATCGAATTGGCGGCCGAGCAGCATGGAGAGTTCAAGCGCGGGGAGGCTATCATTCGCGTGCGTGACAATGGTCGAGGAATTGAATCCAAAGCACTCGGGAAGCTGTTCGATATGTTCTACCAAGTGGATCGCAATCTAGACCGGTCGGAGGGTGGATTGGGCATTGGTTTGTCGCTCGTGCGGAGCCTCGTCGACATGCACGGCGGTCGCGTCGAAGCTCACAGCGATGGGCGTGGCAAAGGAAGCGAATTCGTCGTGCGACTCCCCGAATTGTGCGACGATTCCCCAAGCGAGGATGCGGACGACGAAGGCGGCAAGGTAAAACCACAGGGTGGGCTGCGGATTCTCGTCGTGGATGACAACTCCGATTCTGCGGAGACCATGGCCATGCTCCTCGAAATCGACGGCCATGAGCTGTTCGTGGCCCACGACGGCAAAAAAGCCGTCGAGGTGGCCTTGGCAGAGCGGCCCGCGGTGGTCTTGCTCGATATCGGTTTGCCCTATCTCAATGGCTACCAAGCCTGCCGCGCCATGCGCGAGGGTGGATTGACGGACGCGCTCGTCGTGGCAATGACCGGATATGGTCAAGACGACGACCGGCGCATGTCGGAAGAAGCCGGCTTTGACGCGCACTTGGTCAAACCCGTGGAGCTTCCGACGGTCCGGGAGCTATTGGCTCACCGGACTCTGCGCACCAAATAA
- a CDS encoding PAS domain S-box protein, which translates to MSLASSGDWLATLAARLACDSDTDQADAYATAPELVVNALGGGAALVYSLDDTGWVLTLTSQYGAPSELLERISSVPIDSANLAAVVARTRRVQDVDGAAEDAPPDARAGLELGCGRWAIAIPFVSDHRIVGVLVCFSAWPEGDRERLQSLLLALAAVLAKTLARARPTEANTSTARSSVFRGAQDAIFIADDDGRIVDVNPYACELFRASKDELLYWTVFDLALLDMKPTLEERWPHFLVEGASRGRGPFRRADGSSFMGEFAAQAHFVPHRHMSIVRDISAQAELEQRLRLSETRSSRVERAGHIGTWDWTVDTDDVYWSDELFRLFGREPTKEKLTYADVLSRIQPDDRAAIIHVIDGALRGVAPFSVDYRVIRPDGQERTLHAECDVSRDEYGRVTHVFGVVQDVTDKRAAERALQKSELLFRQVLETLPVGVWVSDEHGQLIMGNSAGKHIWGGVALVGIDRFGEVKAWWADTGKRIQIDEWALTRAIRKGETVLNDCLEIETFDGERKFVLNSAAPVLDPDGRILGAFAINEDVTTRRKLERERERLVEALSTEQRWLQSIFERSPVGIVFCRQTKDEKPKLIANHRAEELLRLDFSAPDALDVLRQRMRHPDGSALPESELSLERTLRGETVIGRELLIHRPPERDLYILVNASPICSDSGQFVGAMLTYEDVTSLKQLERLRQEWTSIVAHDLRQPVATIATVASLLQRSSNDPKVVTRAERIIQSVKRLDRMIGDLTDVSQMEAHRIELLPVPTDIAALLRRVTEASEHHERMTLLIRGDIPRLSVDPQRMEQIIENLLSNAIKYGTPGTPIEITLERGESEILISVRNEGLGIAPEELPTLFERFQRGHAHGGPIKGLGLGLYIVRGLVEAHGGHIDVYSTPGETTTFRFTLPMLPTGGEPTTSSSG; encoded by the coding sequence ATGAGCTTGGCCAGCAGTGGAGACTGGTTAGCTACGCTGGCAGCACGACTTGCTTGCGACAGCGACACCGATCAGGCCGACGCTTACGCAACGGCACCAGAGCTCGTTGTCAATGCCCTTGGTGGGGGTGCCGCACTCGTGTACTCCCTCGACGATACTGGATGGGTGCTCACCCTCACATCTCAGTACGGTGCACCTTCCGAGCTGCTCGAGCGCATCAGTTCCGTCCCCATTGATTCGGCCAACCTCGCCGCCGTGGTAGCTCGGACGCGGAGGGTTCAGGATGTCGACGGAGCGGCCGAGGACGCGCCGCCCGATGCGCGTGCCGGCCTGGAGCTTGGCTGCGGGCGCTGGGCGATTGCGATTCCATTCGTCTCGGACCATCGGATCGTTGGCGTACTGGTATGCTTTTCTGCCTGGCCCGAAGGCGACCGAGAACGATTGCAGTCCTTGCTGCTAGCGCTCGCCGCCGTGCTCGCAAAAACGCTGGCGCGAGCTCGCCCGACGGAAGCGAATACGTCGACAGCTCGTTCGAGCGTATTCCGAGGCGCGCAAGATGCCATTTTCATTGCCGACGACGACGGTCGCATCGTCGATGTCAATCCGTACGCATGCGAGCTGTTCCGAGCGTCGAAGGACGAGCTATTGTATTGGACGGTATTCGATTTGGCGCTACTTGACATGAAGCCGACGCTCGAGGAGCGATGGCCACATTTTCTCGTAGAAGGCGCGTCCCGGGGCCGAGGGCCATTTCGGCGGGCGGACGGCAGCTCTTTCATGGGCGAATTCGCGGCGCAGGCCCATTTCGTACCCCATAGGCACATGTCCATCGTCCGCGACATCAGCGCGCAAGCAGAGCTCGAACAACGACTCCGACTCAGTGAAACGCGATCGTCTCGCGTCGAGCGAGCAGGCCACATTGGCACGTGGGATTGGACGGTCGATACCGATGATGTTTATTGGTCGGACGAGCTATTTCGACTGTTCGGGCGCGAACCGACGAAGGAGAAGCTGACGTATGCAGACGTCTTGTCGCGGATACAGCCCGATGACCGCGCAGCCATCATTCATGTCATCGACGGAGCGCTTCGCGGGGTCGCCCCTTTTTCGGTCGATTACCGCGTCATTCGCCCCGACGGCCAGGAGCGGACGTTGCACGCCGAGTGCGATGTCAGCCGCGACGAATACGGACGCGTGACGCACGTCTTCGGCGTGGTGCAGGACGTCACCGACAAACGCGCCGCAGAGCGTGCGCTGCAAAAGAGTGAATTGCTCTTCAGGCAGGTCCTGGAGACATTGCCCGTCGGCGTATGGGTTTCCGACGAACATGGCCAGCTCATCATGGGCAATTCCGCAGGAAAACACATTTGGGGCGGCGTGGCGCTCGTGGGTATCGATCGATTCGGCGAAGTCAAGGCATGGTGGGCCGATACCGGCAAGCGAATCCAAATCGATGAATGGGCTCTGACCCGGGCCATACGCAAGGGCGAAACCGTGCTGAACGATTGCCTCGAAATTGAGACATTCGACGGCGAACGCAAATTCGTCTTGAACTCGGCAGCACCCGTGCTCGACCCCGACGGCCGGATCCTCGGCGCTTTTGCCATCAATGAAGACGTGACCACACGCCGAAAGCTGGAACGAGAGCGAGAGCGGCTCGTCGAAGCATTGTCGACGGAGCAACGATGGCTTCAAAGCATCTTCGAGCGATCGCCCGTCGGCATCGTATTCTGCCGGCAAACAAAGGACGAAAAACCCAAGCTCATCGCCAATCATCGCGCGGAGGAATTGCTGAGATTGGATTTTTCGGCGCCCGACGCTCTCGATGTCCTACGACAACGCATGCGTCATCCCGACGGATCGGCATTGCCGGAAAGCGAGCTTTCGCTGGAACGTACGCTACGTGGCGAAACCGTCATCGGTCGAGAATTGCTCATTCACCGGCCCCCGGAGCGAGATCTTTACATTTTGGTCAATGCATCGCCCATCTGCAGCGACAGTGGGCAGTTTGTCGGGGCCATGCTGACCTACGAGGACGTCACTTCGCTCAAACAGCTCGAACGATTGCGCCAAGAATGGACGAGCATCGTCGCCCATGATTTGCGGCAACCGGTCGCAACCATTGCAACCGTGGCAAGCTTGCTCCAGCGATCGTCGAACGATCCCAAGGTCGTCACGCGTGCCGAGCGCATCATCCAAAGCGTGAAACGGCTCGACCGAATGATCGGCGACTTGACGGACGTGTCACAAATGGAGGCCCATCGGATCGAGCTTCTGCCCGTGCCCACGGACATTGCGGCACTGCTTCGGCGCGTGACCGAAGCAAGCGAGCACCACGAACGCATGACGCTGCTCATCCGCGGCGACATTCCGCGGCTGTCCGTGGATCCGCAACGCATGGAACAGATCATCGAAAACCTACTTTCCAATGCGATCAAATATGGCACTCCAGGAACGCCAATTGAAATCACCCTGGAACGCGGCGAAAGCGAAATCCTCATTTCGGTGCGCAATGAAGGCCTGGGAATCGCCCCCGAAGAGCTGCCCACGTTGTTCGAGCGCTTTCAGCGTGGGCACGCGCATGGTGGCCCCATCAAAGGCCTCGGACTTGGACTCTACATCGTACGCGGGCTCGTTGAGGCGCATGGCGGACACATCGACGTGTACAGCACCCCTGGAGAAACGACTACATTTCGATTCACTTTGCCAATGTTGCCCACCGGTGGCGAGCCGACGACATCATCATCCGGCTGA
- the galE gene encoding UDP-glucose 4-epimerase GalE, whose product MRVMVTGGAGYIGSVVTQELLADGHEVVVYDDLSKGHRESVMSEAAFVEADLLDAKSLRSALETHGVEAVVHMAARSLVGESVSDPAAYYRTNVVGGLVLLDAMRSLGIRPLVFSSTAAVYGETGKQPIEEDDPICPTNPYGETKWAFEKALGHYDRAYGTRYVSLRYFNAAGASDRFGEQHDPETHLVPLVLQAALGKLDEVVIFGDDYPTKDGTCVRDYIHVTDLARAHVLALEALMRGGESKVYNLGCGGQGYSVRQVVDVARDVCGKDIPVRMGPRRPGDPAVLVASSERIARELGFRPQYSDLREIVASAWQWLRRHRAGPGHVIEAAE is encoded by the coding sequence ATGCGCGTCATGGTGACCGGCGGCGCGGGGTACATTGGCAGCGTCGTAACGCAAGAGCTATTGGCAGACGGGCACGAGGTCGTCGTTTATGATGACTTGTCGAAAGGTCATCGCGAATCGGTGATGTCCGAAGCAGCGTTCGTCGAAGCCGATTTGCTCGATGCAAAGTCCCTTCGCTCGGCGCTCGAGACGCACGGCGTCGAGGCCGTCGTTCACATGGCTGCACGCTCGCTCGTGGGAGAATCCGTGTCGGATCCAGCAGCGTATTACCGGACAAACGTCGTCGGGGGGCTCGTGCTGCTCGATGCCATGCGAAGCTTGGGAATTCGTCCGCTCGTATTTTCGTCGACCGCGGCGGTTTATGGTGAAACGGGCAAGCAGCCGATTGAAGAAGACGATCCCATTTGCCCGACGAATCCTTATGGCGAAACGAAATGGGCCTTCGAGAAAGCGCTCGGGCATTACGACCGCGCGTATGGTACGCGGTACGTGAGCTTGCGGTATTTCAATGCAGCCGGTGCCAGCGACAGGTTTGGCGAGCAGCACGACCCCGAGACGCATCTCGTGCCGCTCGTGCTCCAAGCGGCCCTAGGAAAGCTCGATGAAGTGGTCATTTTTGGCGACGATTATCCCACGAAAGATGGAACCTGCGTGCGCGATTATATTCACGTGACGGACCTCGCGCGGGCCCACGTGCTCGCGCTCGAAGCGCTCATGCGCGGCGGGGAAAGTAAAGTTTACAACCTCGGTTGTGGCGGCCAAGGGTATTCCGTGCGCCAAGTCGTCGACGTCGCTCGTGACGTATGCGGAAAAGACATTCCCGTGCGCATGGGTCCACGCCGTCCGGGCGATCCGGCGGTGCTCGTCGCAAGCTCGGAACGTATTGCTCGCGAGCTCGGGTTTCGCCCGCAATATTCGGATTTGCGTGAAATCGTGGCGTCCGCATGGCAGTGGCTGCGCCGACATCGAGCAGGTCCAGGCCACGTCATCGAAGCCGCCGAGTAA
- a CDS encoding SDR family oxidoreductase, with product MSEKIMNADLEIWAGIECTVNRVGDVYFDQLQRNGHCGRIEDLDRFGALGIRTVRYPVLWESVAPEGIDKANWSWADERLGRLRELGIRPIVGLCHHGSGPRQTSLVKRSFADGIEEYAHAVAERYPWVDAYTPVNEPLTTARFSALYGLWYPHLCDPVNFLRALVVQCFATVRAMRAVRSKNPAAKLVQTEDFGRTTSTPKLAYQAEHENQRRLLGTDLLVGRVGPEHPLYDYVVHHGIGEAELAYFRDHTCAPDILGINYYVTSDRFLDEHLDAYPVCLHGGNGRDAYADVEAVRVAGQSLVGHIELLRMLWRRYRIPLAITEAHLGGGREEQLRWFVEAYRAAQAARAENVDVRAVTLWALLGSFDWNTLVTRDAGHYEPGAFDVRAPAPRPTALATIACALVQGREPDHPVLDVPGWWHRPDRILYSPRPLATLTNDAPPNPAPRSILITGASGTLGAAFGRIAPLRGLPCRLVTRKEMDIADSSSVNRMLDESSPWAVINAAGYVRVDDAEREPERCERENVMGPNVLARVCRERSIRMVTFSSDLVFDGARGRPYVESDDVSPLGIYGKTKALAERIIVETNDEALVIRTAAFFGPWDEHNFIFRALRALLLGGSFRAAEDSVVSPTYVPDLVNAVLDLLIDGESGIWHVANQGAVSWLELARSSAVFAGIDTTGLVGCPSSALGFRAPRPAYCVLGSERAILLPSLDDSLNRYISERAIPFAGEDTARWRGACASW from the coding sequence ATGAGCGAGAAAATCATGAACGCGGACCTCGAAATATGGGCGGGGATCGAGTGCACGGTCAATCGCGTCGGAGACGTCTATTTCGATCAACTCCAGCGTAATGGGCACTGTGGGCGCATCGAAGACTTGGACCGCTTCGGAGCGCTCGGCATACGTACCGTGCGTTATCCCGTGCTGTGGGAATCGGTCGCCCCCGAAGGAATCGACAAAGCCAATTGGTCCTGGGCCGACGAGCGGCTCGGGCGACTCCGCGAGCTGGGCATTCGGCCCATCGTGGGGCTCTGCCATCATGGCAGTGGGCCGCGACAAACGAGTTTGGTGAAGCGATCATTTGCCGATGGTATCGAGGAGTATGCGCACGCCGTCGCGGAGCGTTATCCGTGGGTCGACGCGTATACGCCGGTGAACGAACCGCTCACGACGGCGCGATTCAGCGCGCTCTACGGTTTGTGGTATCCGCATCTGTGCGACCCGGTGAACTTTCTCCGCGCGCTCGTCGTGCAATGTTTCGCGACCGTGCGAGCCATGCGTGCGGTGCGCTCGAAAAATCCCGCCGCAAAACTCGTACAAACCGAGGACTTTGGCCGAACGACCAGCACGCCAAAACTTGCTTATCAGGCCGAACATGAAAATCAACGCCGGCTGCTCGGCACCGACCTGCTCGTGGGTCGCGTGGGCCCGGAGCATCCGCTTTACGATTATGTCGTTCATCATGGCATAGGCGAAGCGGAGCTTGCCTATTTTCGTGATCATACGTGCGCGCCGGACATCCTTGGAATCAATTATTATGTCACGAGCGACCGGTTCCTGGACGAGCATTTGGACGCGTATCCGGTATGTCTGCACGGTGGAAATGGCCGTGATGCCTACGCAGACGTGGAAGCCGTGCGTGTGGCAGGACAATCGCTCGTGGGGCACATCGAGCTTTTGCGCATGTTGTGGCGGCGTTATCGCATTCCGCTCGCCATCACGGAAGCGCACCTCGGAGGCGGCCGCGAAGAGCAGCTCCGGTGGTTTGTCGAAGCATACCGCGCAGCCCAAGCAGCGCGTGCCGAAAACGTCGACGTTCGCGCTGTCACGTTATGGGCGCTGCTCGGGTCTTTCGATTGGAACACGCTGGTCACACGCGACGCGGGCCATTACGAGCCCGGCGCCTTCGACGTGCGTGCTCCCGCCCCGCGTCCCACCGCGCTCGCTACGATTGCGTGTGCGCTCGTGCAGGGGCGCGAGCCCGATCACCCGGTGCTCGACGTCCCAGGCTGGTGGCATAGGCCCGATCGCATTCTGTACTCGCCAAGGCCGCTCGCGACGCTTACGAATGACGCTCCGCCGAATCCAGCGCCGCGATCGATCCTCATTACCGGGGCCTCGGGGACGCTTGGTGCCGCATTCGGACGCATCGCTCCATTACGAGGTTTGCCGTGCCGGCTCGTCACGCGCAAAGAAATGGACATTGCGGATTCGTCGTCCGTCAATCGAATGCTCGACGAATCCTCGCCCTGGGCGGTCATCAATGCTGCGGGCTACGTGCGCGTCGATGATGCCGAGCGCGAGCCGGAGCGTTGCGAACGAGAAAACGTCATGGGTCCGAATGTCCTTGCCCGCGTGTGCCGTGAGCGATCCATTCGAATGGTGACGTTTTCGTCGGATCTCGTCTTCGATGGCGCTCGAGGACGTCCCTACGTCGAAAGCGACGACGTGTCGCCGCTTGGCATTTATGGGAAAACCAAGGCACTCGCCGAACGAATCATCGTGGAAACGAATGACGAAGCGCTCGTGATTCGCACGGCCGCATTCTTCGGTCCATGGGACGAACACAATTTCATATTTCGAGCCCTTCGCGCACTGCTCCTGGGTGGGAGTTTCCGAGCTGCGGAAGACTCGGTCGTATCGCCGACGTATGTACCGGACCTCGTGAATGCCGTGCTGGATTTGCTGATTGACGGTGAATCGGGAATCTGGCACGTTGCCAATCAAGGAGCCGTTTCGTGGCTGGAATTGGCGCGGTCGAGCGCGGTGTTCGCAGGAATCGACACGACGGGACTCGTGGGATGTCCATCGAGCGCGCTCGGGTTTCGAGCTCCACGTCCTGCCTATTGCGTGCTAGGAAGTGAACGGGCTATTCTTTTGCCTTCACTGGATGATTCTCTGAACAGGTACATTTCGGAGCGGGCCATTCCCTTCGCGGGGGAAGATACCGCTCGATGGAGGGGCGCATGCGCGTCATGGTGA
- the galK gene encoding galactokinase encodes MPVDSPSFHDVFGREPDVVAHAPGRVNLIGEHTDYNGGFVLPIATPQETFVALARRNDRVVRAWSDAIGEAPELYILGEETRRGSWIDYVQGVTRILADEGHSLEGFDVRITSKVPVGSGLSSSAALEVSLMRGLRRLFRLNIDDVAIALAGKRVENDFVGAPVGIMDQMASSLASTDAALFLNTRNLHHEFISFPTNGELIVIASGVTHQHAGGEYRTRRAECQRAASLLGVAQLCDLTPDTAHLENLPDLLARRARHVITENARVLEAVSALRTGDLDALGRLFHASHVSMRDDYEVSTSEIDTLVALAENEPDVLGARLTGGGFGGSVVMVAKRGSGAGAAARIAAAYAMRTGKTPTVLLPVQS; translated from the coding sequence GTGCCAGTAGATTCACCCAGTTTTCATGACGTATTCGGACGCGAGCCCGACGTGGTCGCGCATGCTCCTGGCCGAGTGAATCTCATTGGTGAACACACCGATTACAATGGCGGATTCGTTCTTCCGATTGCAACACCACAAGAAACGTTCGTCGCGCTCGCCAGGCGTAACGATCGCGTGGTGCGGGCATGGAGCGACGCCATCGGTGAAGCTCCGGAGCTTTACATTTTGGGCGAAGAAACGAGGCGCGGATCGTGGATCGACTACGTTCAAGGGGTCACGCGCATTCTCGCAGACGAGGGGCATTCCCTCGAGGGATTCGACGTGCGCATTACGTCGAAGGTTCCTGTCGGTAGCGGTTTGTCCTCGAGCGCAGCGCTCGAAGTATCGCTCATGCGAGGATTGCGAAGGCTGTTTCGATTGAACATCGACGACGTGGCCATTGCGCTCGCGGGTAAGCGCGTGGAAAACGACTTCGTCGGCGCGCCAGTCGGCATCATGGATCAAATGGCATCGAGCCTTGCGAGCACGGATGCGGCGCTTTTTTTAAATACACGCAATCTGCATCATGAATTCATTTCATTTCCAACCAATGGCGAGCTCATCGTCATCGCATCGGGCGTCACGCATCAGCACGCTGGAGGAGAATATCGCACGAGGCGCGCGGAATGCCAGCGCGCAGCATCCTTGCTCGGCGTCGCGCAACTATGCGATTTGACACCGGATACCGCGCATCTCGAGAACCTTCCCGATCTGCTCGCTCGGCGTGCGCGGCATGTGATAACAGAAAATGCACGCGTGCTCGAGGCTGTTTCGGCGCTGCGCACCGGTGACTTGGATGCGCTCGGTCGGCTCTTTCACGCTTCGCACGTATCGATGCGCGATGATTACGAGGTATCCACGTCTGAAATCGATACGCTCGTCGCGCTCGCGGAAAACGAGCCCGACGTGCTAGGTGCCCGCTTGACCGGCGGTGGTTTTGGCGGATCCGTCGTCATGGTGGCCAAACGCGGAAGTGGCGCCGGCGCAGCAGCGCGTATTGCAGCGGCTTATGCCATGCGGACAGGTAAAACGCCCACGGTGCTCTTGCCCGTGCAATCGTAG